Genomic segment of Desulfuromonadaceae bacterium:
ACTGATCCTCACCCTTTATTTCGAACAGCTCGAACAGTTGCGGCGCATAATCACCACCTCGACCGCCATGACCGGGATCGATTCCCGGCTCAGCTCTCACCTTGATCAATTGGTCAAAAACTACCCCAACGCGGCACTTGAAGTCGACGTCCTGCCCCACGGGGAGCTGTGTCGTCGCCTGGTCGGTTTCATGCGCTTCCGCCTGGGGCGTGCGCTTGACAACCGTGCTGATGCAGAAGCTTATCCTGACGCTGCGGCATTTCTTGCTGATCTTGATGTTTTGCAAGGAGCCCTGCGGCGCCAGGCGGGAGAGCGTCTGGCGAATAGCTATATCGCTCCGTTGCAGCGTCTGGTGGCGACCTGCGGATTTCATTTGCATACGCTCGATCTGCGTCAGCACGCCAAGGTTCACTCCCTGGCGATAACCGAGCTGGCGGCAGGGCAGAGCGAACAGCTGGTTGCAGCACCGTCGCAACAAACGATCGAACTGCTGGAAACGTTACGCAGTGTCGCCGACCTGAAAAAGGAATATCCGGCTGAGATCGTCAAAAGTTACGTCATCAGCGGCGCGACAGGTTGCCAGGATATCCTTTCGTTGATCTGGCTGATGGAATTGTGCGGGATTGAGCCGCAGGCGCATGCCGAGCGCAACGATCCCGGTTTGATGCCGGTGCCGCTTTTCGAATCGATCGAGGATTTGCGCAACGCCCCGGACATTTGCCGTCGTTTGTGGCAGAACCCTGACTATGCACCCTATCTCGACAGCTGGGGGCGCTGGCAGGAAATCATGCTTGGCTATTCCGATTCAAACAAGGACGGGGGGATGCTGACCAGCTCCTGGGAGATTTACAAGACTCACCGTGCCTTGCACGAAGTGGCGGCGGACTGCAACGTCAAGCTGCGTCTTTTTCATGGTCGTGGCGGTACGGTTGGACGCGGTGGCGGGCCGACCCATCGCGCGATCATCGCCCAACCTCCCGGTGCGTTCGGCGGTGCGTTCAAGCTCACCGAACAGGGCGAAGTGATCAACTTCAAGTATGCTGACGAGGATTTGTCGCTGCGCAACCTCGAATTGATGGTTGCGGCGGCGCTCGAAGCGCTGACCTGTTGCGGGTTGGTTGAGAAGACTGTCGATCCGCTTTGGGAAGATGCTCTGGAGCTGATGTCGCAGCGCGCCTTTGCCTTTTACCGCGAACATATTTATGACAATCCCGATATTCCGGTTTATTTTGAGCAGGCAACACCGGTGCGTGAATTTGAATTGGCCAAGATCGGTTCCCGACCAGCAAAACGTAAACAAGGGGATTCACTTGACGACCTGCGTGCCATTCCCTGGGGGTTTGGCTGGATCCAGAGCCGTCTGCTGGTCCCGGCCTGGTTTGGTGTCGGGACGGCGTTTCAGGAGTTTGTTGCTGCCGACGAGCACAACATTGAGCTGTTGCGCAGCATGATGAAACAGTTCCCGTTTTTTTTCGACATGGTGCGCAATGTTGAAATGGCGTTGGCCAAAGTCGATCTTCCCCTGGCACAGCGTTATGCCGCTCTGATCGATGACCAAGCCCTGCGTGAGCGCGTTTTCACTCTTTTGACCAAGGAGTATTTGCGTACCAAACGCATGATTTTGGCGGTCACCGGACAGCAGGAATTGTTGGCAACCAATCCCGATCTGGCGTTGTCGCTGCGGTTGCGTAATCCCTATGTTGACCCGATGAGTCTGATTCAGATTGAGCTGATGCAACGCAAATACCGTGGGGAAGGGTCGGATGAACTTGATTATGTGCTGGCGACCACCGTCAGCGGAATCGCCGCAGGATTGCGCAACACCGGTTGAAATTGAATAACAAACAGCTCGTTGCCTTCAACGCACAGCTTGCGGAGAATTTTTCTCTGCAATAGGAGCTGCGCACGGTGTTTGTATCCTATGTCAAAGTTTACAAAAACATGTTGACAGTCTGAGAATATTTCTTTATTTTATTAGTCAACAACTAAAACTTAATAGACCGGCAAGTACGCGTCTTTATCAAGAGTGGTTAAGGGACAGGCCCGATGACACCACAGCAACCGATTCGCAGTAGCGAATGTCAGGTGCTAATTCCTGCCTCGCGGTTAAATTTCAGCGAGGAAAAGATGAGGATGGCGCTTCGCGATATGGCTAGCCATCCCTCCACGAAGCCCTTTCTCGCATCCCGAGAAGGGGCTTTTTGTATTCTTGCCGGAAACAACCGCGAAGAAAAGGAGAACGATGATGGCAAAACAGGCATTAACGGCGGAGAGTCGCCTGGTCCAGCTTGGGGTCGGACGGGACGAGCGTACCGGCGCGATCAGCGTGCCGATCCACCCCAGCGCAACCTTTCGGCACCCCGGCGTCGGCGAATCAACCGGTTACGATTACACCCGTTCCGGCAATCCGACGCGGGATATTCTCGAAGCGGGGTTGGCGGAACTGGAAGGGGGCAGTCGCGGACTGGCGTTTTCTTCCGGCATGGCGGCACTGACCACCCTCTTTCTGCATTTTGCCAAAGGCGACCATCTGATCGTCTCCGAGGATCTCTACGGCGGCACCTACCGGGTGCTGGAGCAGATCTTTGCCGACTTTGGCCTGAGTGCCAGCTACGTCGACAGCCGCGATCTGGAGCAGGTGGCGGCGGCGATCAGACCCGCCACCCGCGCGATGCTGATCGAAACCCCCGGCAATCCGCTCCTCGGCATCGCCGATCTGCGCGGGCTGGCGGCGCTCTGTCGTCAACACCAGCTGCTGCTGGTGGTCGACAACACCTTCTTGACGCCGGTGCTGCAACGCCCCCTGGAACTCGGTGCCGACATCGTCGTCCACTCGGCGACCAAATATCTCGCCGGACACAACGATCTCTGTGCCGGGGCGCTGGTCGCCAAAGATCCAGCTCTGGGGGAGCGGCTCTACTTTTTGCAGAACTCCACCGGCGCGATCCTCTCCCCGCAGGACTGCTGGCTGCTGATTCGCAGCCTCAAAACCCTCAACCTGCGTCTCGAACGCCAGTGCGCCAGCGCGCAAAAAGTGGCCGAGTGGCTGCTGCGACATCCCAAGGTCACGGCGGTCTACTATCCCGGCCTGCCAACCCATCCCGGCCACGCCTTGCAACGGTCGCAAGCCGACGGTTTTGGTGGTATGCTCTCCTTTCGGGTGACTGATCAGGCCACCGCCCACCGGCTGCTGAAACGGCTACAGTTGATTTCCTTCGCTGAAAGTCTCGGCGGAGTCGAATCGCTGATGACGTTGCCGGCGGAACAGACCCACGGCGATATTCCGGAGCCGGAGCGCCAGCGTCTCGGCATCTGTGCCGCGCTGCTGCGGCTGTCGGTGGGGATCGAGACAGTTGAGGATATCATTGCCGATCTGGAGCAGGCCCTTAGAGACTGAAATTATTTATTCACCACAGAGGACACGAAGAGCACGAAGCGAACCTTGACAACAAGATCAAAACCGACTTTGTGACTGAAATAGCGTTCACACCAGCCGCATAATCTGCGGTCAAAAAACTTCGTGAGCTTCGTGCTCTGCGTGGTGAGAATATAAAGGACAAACAAACCATGACGACAAAAAAATACGCCGCCGCCACCCTCCTCGTCCATCAGGGGCGCGACCGAGACCCGGCCACCGGTGCGTCAGCAATTCCGATCTATCAGGCGTCGACCTACCATCATACCGATGGTGTGCCGGGCGAATACGATTATTCGCGCTGCGGCAACCCGAGCCGTGATCAGGTCGAAGAGGCGATCGCCCTGCTCGAAGGCGGGGTGCGCGGTTTTGCCTGCGCCTCAGGAATGGCGGCGATCGGCAGCGCCCTGTCGTTGCTCAAGGCGGGTGATCATCTGATCGCCCCCGAGGATCTTTACGGCGGCTCCTACCGCTACCTGACCCAGATCCTGCCGACCCAGGGGATCGAGGTGACCTTTGTCAACACGGCCGAACTGGCCCAGATCAAGGCGGCGCTGCGCTCCAACACCCGCGGCATTTTTCTGGAGACGCCGTCGAACCCGCTCTTCAATATCACCGACCTGCGCGCGGTGGCGGCGCTGGCGCGTGAGCGTAAGCTGCTGACCTTCCTTGACAATACCTTCATGACCCCGCTGCTGCAACGCACCCTCGATCTCGGTATCGATGTGGCGATTCACAGTGCGACCAAGTTTCTCGGCGGCCACAGCGATCTGCTCGCCGGGCTGGTGACCACCGCCGACGAAGGGCTGGCGCGACAGCTGAAAACCTTCCAGAATTCTTTCGGCGCCGTTCTCGGCCCCTTCGATTGTTTTTTGCTGGCGCGTGGCATCAAGACCCTCAAATTGCGCCTGGAGGCGGGGCAGCACAACGCCGATGTCCTCGCCGCACGGCTGGCGGAACATCCGGCGGTCAGCCGCGTCTACTATCCGGGGTTGGCCGATTTTCCCGGCCGCGAGCGGCACCTCTCCCAGGCCTGCGGCGCGGGGGCGGTGCTCTCTTTCGAACTGCGCGACGCCACCTGCGTCAAGCCGTTGCTGGCACGGGTCAAGTTGCCGATCATCGCCCCGAGCCTCGGTGGCGTTGAAACGATCCTCACCCACTGCTGGTCGATGTCGCACGCGGCGATGCCCGCCGAGCTTAAAACCCGCCTCGGTATCGGGCCGGGATTGTTGCGCATCTCCGCCGGGATCGAGGATGTCGAAGATCTCTGGGAAGATCTGGCGGCGGGGTTGGCGGCGGACTGATTAGCGTTTGAAGGGAACAAACGTCATGGATCTTTTTCGCAACACCCCCAGTCTGATCATCGGCTATCTCCTCTGGATTTTCGCTTCGGCCCTTATTCTCGGACAGGCTCCTTGAGGCTTGAGCCTAACGACGAAAATCACGCAGGAAACGCCAGATGCATTCCGTTGCATCGAAGTTTTTCAACCCGTCGTCATCGGTCAGTCCGGCGGTAAAGTACGGTGCTGGCCAGCGGTGCCCCCAATCCTTGAGCCGATAATATTCAACCCGTTGCCCGTCGCGGCAGGTGTCCCAAATGAACCCTGTTAGCGCACCGCTGGCTTCATCTTTAATCTGCGGTGGCTGTTCACAGCCGTCCGCTGTCCGCCAATACTCCATCGCCTCGGCGACCGGGCGATAAGAACGCCTCCCTCCGTTGAGCGGGCTGGGGCCGCCCGCTGGCGGAATATGTTCATCGCTTGTACCGTGAAAGGCGATTACCGGCAATGGCTGAATCGGCGGCGGGATCGTCCATGCAGGAGGTTCTTCCCCGCTGCTGCTGCCGATCGTCGCGGACACCACCGCAATTGCCGCCAGTTCATAGCCGCGCTCAGTGGCATAACGATAGGTCATCATCCCGCCATTCGACATCCCGACCAGATAGATGCGGCGCTGATCAACGGACACGCGACCGTTGACGACGGCAATCACTGCGGCGAGATAGCCAACGTCATCGATCTTGTCGGCGGCGGCTTTGCCGCAGCAGTGCCCGGCATTCCAGTGGTGCAATAATCCGAAGAGACCGATCCCCTCCGGGTAGGCGACGAAAAAATTCTCCCGATCAGCCAGTGCGCTGAATCCGGTTTCCGCTTCGGTTTGCAGCGCGGTGCTGAACGCCCCGTGCAATACCACCACCAACGGCAACGGTTCGTCCGGGGCGATTCCCGGCGGCACGTGGAGGAAAAAATTTCGCCGTGCCAGATTAAAGCGGATAGCGGTCGGCACGCGATAAGTGTCACTTGCCGGGTAGGGAGTGTCGGGGAGTGCCGGGGTGCATCCGCTCAGCACCGCAGTCAGAAACATGAAGATGATCAGTCGGAAAATATGCATGGTACCTGATTTGCCCTTAAGGGTTTGATCGTAAATTTTTGCGAGTGCATCAAGTTTAGCACGTTTTTTGTCACAAAAAAGAAATGGATGCCCAAGCCCCACCCTCAACCTCTGCCGAGTTTCCCCGCCCGCCACCTGAATATGGCATTTCCCGCAAATCAATTCACCAGACGGGTTGCACTCGACAAACTCTGTGTTACGCTCCGAATCAAGGGCCGGGGTTGGTTCGCAGTCACGCTAAAGACAGGAGAGATCAGATGACAAAAATTCTTGTTCTATACTACAGCATGTATGGTCACATTGAGACCATGGCACAAGAGATCGCTGCTGGCGCACGTTGCGTCGAGGGGGTTGAGGTTACCGTCAAGCGGGTGCCCGATCTCATGTCGGCAGAGGTGGCACGCAAGGCCGGGGCGAAGCTTGATCAGGTCGCCCCGCTCGCGACCGTGGACGAACTGCCGAACTATGATGCCATTATTTTTGGCACGCCGACACGTTTTGGCAACATGTGTGCGCAGATGCGTAACTTTCTTGATCAGACCGGCCCGTTGTGGGCTGGCGGAAAGCTGATCGGCAAGGTAGGGAGTGTGTTCATCTCCACGGCCACGCAGCACGGTGGCCAGGAAACCACCATCACCTCATTTCATACCACCTTGTTGCATCACGGCATGATCATTGTCGGGGTTCCCTACTCCTGCCAGGAGCTTGTGAATATGAGCGAAATCAGCGGCGGAACACCCTATGGGGCGAGTACCCTTGCCGCTGCCGACGGAAGTCGTCAGCCGACGGAAAATGAATTGAAAATTGCCCGTTTCCAGGGGCGCCACGTCGCCGAGGTGGCGAAGAAGCACTCCGCTTGACACCAGCCACGCGTTTGCAGGCGGGGAGCCCCTGGAAATATGGGAAATTGCGTATTTCAAGAGTCTCCCCGCCGCGCATGTCTTTGCTCTGTTCCTCCCCTGCCCGAGAGCTGGTGCCGATGTTCGGACCAGCTGGCTGCGATAAGGTGGAAAGCCTTTTTCAATAAGCCTTGCGGATCTTCCAAGGACCCTCTCTGACACACCTAATGGTACACTTTTGTGACAATGACACACTCTGCTGATCAAGGCAAAAGGTGCTTTTTGTGACGTTGTTGATGAAAAAGTGAGCTTTTGCGCTTTTTTTCTCATCATATTCAGGTTTTGTTGAATATAAAACATTGGCATGTTCTGTGATTGTATTTGTATCGCTGTAATCAGTTTGTTGCGAGAATCGAGAATGTACATATAGGCGGGTAGAAATGATTAGAGGGTCAAATGTGATTTTAGTTAATCGGAGGAATGAATGAAGAATCTGAAATTAAGCTCCAAAATTTTTGTTCTGTGCTTTGCCCTGGTGACGATCTTTGTCGTCTTTTTTGGCTGGTTTTATTTAAATGAAGAACAGAATTTGTTGTCGGCAAAAAAGGATGAAGTCAAGCACGTTGTCGAAACTGCGTGGGGGGTGGTTGCTTATTATTCAGAAATTTCCGCCAGCGGAGTGCTGTCAGAAGCAGAGGCACAACAGCAGGCGCTGGCAGCACTCAACGTGTTGCGTTTTGACGGGGAGAATTACTTCTGGATCAATGACCTCTCGCCCACCATGTTGATGCACCCCTATAGTAAAAAACTGGTTGGCCAGAGTCTGCAAGACTATGCCGATCCAAACGGCAAACGCTTGTTTGTGGAGATGAGTTCGGTTGCCCGGCAGCATGGCGAAGGGTTTGTCGACTATGTGTGGAATAAACCGGGGCAACAGAAGGCGAGTAACAAGATATCATTTGTCAAACTCTATCCGCAGTGGGGGTGGATTGTCGGTGCCGGGCTTTATCTTGACGATATCGAAGCCGAGCTTGCCAAAACATTGCGTCTGGCTCTGGGGTTGCTGGGGGTGGCGATTGGTATTGCAATTGTTTGCACGGTGCTGTTTTCCCGCAGTTTGACGCGCCCGATGAATGACGTTGTGGTCATGATGACCGCGTTGGGACAAGGTGATTTGGGCAAGCGGCTGGAGCTGCAACGGCGCGATGAAATCGGTGCGCTTGCCGTCGCCATCAACGGTTTTGCTGACAATATGCGCGATGAAGTGCTGGCGGCATTCAAAGCTTTGGCAGCGGGGGACTTTACCTTCAACGCGCAAGGCGTCATCAAGGAACCGCTGGCTCAGGCCAATGCTGCGCTGAATCAGTTGATGAGACAAATCAATTATGCCGCAGAGCAGATCGTCTCGGGGAGTGAACAGATTGCCGACGGCAGTCAGGCCCTCTCGCAAGGGGCTGCTGAGCAGGCAAGTTCCCTTGAAGAAGTCAGCAGTTCGATGACCGAAATGAGCAGTCAAACCAGGCAGAGTGCTGAAAATGCCGCACAGGCGAGTACGCTGTCAAGTGATACAAAAAATGCCGCCGAACGGGGCAATGCCCAAATGAAGCAGATGGTCGTGGCCATGAACGAAATCAATCAATCGGGACAGAATATCTCCCGGATCATCAAAACTATTGACGAAATTGCCTTTCAGACCAACCTGCTGGCGCTTAACGCCGCCGTTGAAGCTGCCCGCGCCGGGCAACATGGCAAAGGATTTGCCGTTGTTGCCGAAGAGGTGCGTAATCTTGCCGCGCGCAGTGCCGCCGCCGCTCGCGAAACGGCTGATTTAATTGAAGGGTCGGTGGCAAAAACCGCCAATGGGACTGAAATTGCCGAGCAGACCGCGGATGCGCTGGAAGAAATCCTGCGACGAGTGCTCAAGGTCACCGATCTGGTTGCCGAAATCGCCGCCGCCAGCAACGAGCAGGCGCAGGGGATCGCGCAAATTTCTCTGGGGCTGGGGCAGATCGATCAGGTCACCCAGCAGAATACCGCCAACGCTGAAGAGAGCGCCGCCGCTGCCGAAGAACTCTCCGGGCAGGCCGCTGAATTGCGGCAGATGCTGGCCGGTTTCAAACTTCATTTGCAGGGGCAAAATGCCGGTTCGGTGCAGCGCTCGGTCGCCGGGAGTCGGGGGGATGGACGTCCTGGTGGCTATGGTGGAAACTTCACCGGCGCGCCAGCGATGAGCAAGGGCAAGCCGACCATCGCACTCAATGATCGTGAGTTTGACAGGTACTAACAGGCGGACAAGAGTTGTTGTTTGAAACTCGCCGGGGCACGCACCGGCTTTTGCGCCCGAGCGTCGTAACAGACCATCACCGTTTTGGCGTGGGCGAAGGTTTTGCCGCTGCCATTGTGCAACGTGTAGTCGATATCGAAACTCGAATTACCCACCCGTACCACCTCCAGCGACACGATCAGGGTATCCCGCAGGTCGATCGGAAGTTTGTATTCACACTCGGCCTTGACCACCAGAAAGAGCAATGACTGATCCATGAATTCGATGAAGCGGTCGTGAAACAATTTGGTTCGTGCCGTCTCCAGAAACGTGAAATAGACGGCATTGTTGACATGACCGTAGGCATCAAGATCGGCAAAACGTAACTCGACCGGTACGGAATCGCAGGCAGACTCGTTCATATCAGTTGCCGGGCACCCCTTGCTGGAGAATTTTGATCGATTTTTTACCGCGGTAGATTGCTCGCAGTGTTGTCGGCAGGGTGAAGATAACGGCACACCGGCTCATGAATTCTGCTCCTTTAAAGAGGCTGATATGCGGGCACGGTAGTCGACAATGTCTTTACGCAGCGACGAAAGTTTCGATATTTTTTCATCGACTTTGTGGCTATGCAGATCGAGAATTTCGAGAAGTTTGCGGGTGATGGTGGTGAATTGAGACTGCTGGTTATCGAACACCTGATTATGGGTGTCGAAGTTTTCGGCCAGTTCCTGCATTTCCTTCAGGCCGATGCCGAGCTCCTTAAGTTTGAGGACGAACTTCAGCCGACGGATATCCTCGCGGTTGTAAAGTCTTGCACCGCTACCGACCCGTTTTGACAAACCCATCAGGCCGCTTACCGGGCCAGCGCCGGGCTGGCGTTTGCCAAAGAAGCGGCGATGGCCAAATTGTTGGCGTCGGAGACGGCGATGCAGGTGACGACCAAGGCGGTTCAGGTGTTCGGCGGCTACGGGTATACGCGCGACTTTCCGGTTGAGCGGATGATGCGCGATGCAAAAAGTACCGAATTGTACGAAGGTACCAGCGAGATTCAGCGGCTGGTGATCGGCGCAGCGATCTGTCGCTAACGGGAGGCGAGATGGAATTCACGCGCGAAATATACTGGAATGTTGGCAACTCGGCGGGCGTTCTGGTGCCGATGTATCTGCTGACATTGATCGCCTTCGCGGCGCTCGGTTACGGATTCTGGAAGCGCATCACGGTCTATCGTCAGGGGCAGGCACTGGATCGAACTGATCAGTTTGAACGGCGGATCGTTGCGGCGCTTCGCGATATTCTGCTCCAGCGGCAAGTGTTGCGGGTGACCGGGCCGGGCGTGGCCCATGCCTTCTTCTTCTGGGGCTTTTTACTCCTCTTTATCGGTACCTGCCTGATCGTGATCCAGGTTGACTTTAGCGATCCATTGTTCGGCGTTAAATTCCTTCGCGGGACTTTTTACA
This window contains:
- a CDS encoding cache domain-containing protein codes for the protein MKNLKLSSKIFVLCFALVTIFVVFFGWFYLNEEQNLLSAKKDEVKHVVETAWGVVAYYSEISASGVLSEAEAQQQALAALNVLRFDGENYFWINDLSPTMLMHPYSKKLVGQSLQDYADPNGKRLFVEMSSVARQHGEGFVDYVWNKPGQQKASNKISFVKLYPQWGWIVGAGLYLDDIEAELAKTLRLALGLLGVAIGIAIVCTVLFSRSLTRPMNDVVVMMTALGQGDLGKRLELQRRDEIGALAVAINGFADNMRDEVLAAFKALAAGDFTFNAQGVIKEPLAQANAALNQLMRQINYAAEQIVSGSEQIADGSQALSQGAAEQASSLEEVSSSMTEMSSQTRQSAENAAQASTLSSDTKNAAERGNAQMKQMVVAMNEINQSGQNISRIIKTIDEIAFQTNLLALNAAVEAARAGQHGKGFAVVAEEVRNLAARSAAAARETADLIEGSVAKTANGTEIAEQTADALEEILRRVLKVTDLVAEIAAASNEQAQGIAQISLGLGQIDQVTQQNTANAEESAAAAEELSGQAAELRQMLAGFKLHLQGQNAGSVQRSVAGSRGDGRPGGYGGNFTGAPAMSKGKPTIALNDREFDRY
- a CDS encoding MerR family transcriptional regulator, whose protein sequence is MGLSKRVGSGARLYNREDIRRLKFVLKLKELGIGLKEMQELAENFDTHNQVFDNQQSQFTTITRKLLEILDLHSHKVDEKISKLSSLRKDIVDYRARISASLKEQNS
- a CDS encoding acyl-CoA thioesterase, coding for MNESACDSVPVELRFADLDAYGHVNNAVYFTFLETARTKLFHDRFIEFMDQSLLFLVVKAECEYKLPIDLRDTLIVSLEVVRVGNSSFDIDYTLHNGSGKTFAHAKTVMVCYDARAQKPVRAPASFKQQLLSAC
- a CDS encoding phosphoenolpyruvate carboxylase, with protein sequence MEERERLWHVEQQAERLAELGCADRDNKELPLRRDVRSLGRLLGTVIREQAGEDVYAAEEELRHLALRHREQENSSRADEARDHGAGRELLNEMSALIGNMSLDQAYRIVKAFAAFFELVNLAEANHRRRRNRAALLANQHEKPGLLRATLRRIKNAGISSQQALEWLRQVEVVPVFTAHPTEVARRVMRFKRQRIARLLERFDHLPLADAEVDALQDAILAEITALWQSDEVRRNKPKVEDEIAMGLDLYRTSLLPPLAKLYAGIAADFRDVYATEIPLDALPTVVRFGSWIGGDRDGNPFVTPEATRIALLRSRELILTLYFEQLEQLRRIITTSTAMTGIDSRLSSHLDQLVKNYPNAALEVDVLPHGELCRRLVGFMRFRLGRALDNRADAEAYPDAAAFLADLDVLQGALRRQAGERLANSYIAPLQRLVATCGFHLHTLDLRQHAKVHSLAITELAAGQSEQLVAAPSQQTIELLETLRSVADLKKEYPAEIVKSYVISGATGCQDILSLIWLMELCGIEPQAHAERNDPGLMPVPLFESIEDLRNAPDICRRLWQNPDYAPYLDSWGRWQEIMLGYSDSNKDGGMLTSSWEIYKTHRALHEVAADCNVKLRLFHGRGGTVGRGGGPTHRAIIAQPPGAFGGAFKLTEQGEVINFKYADEDLSLRNLELMVAAALEALTCCGLVEKTVDPLWEDALELMSQRAFAFYREHIYDNPDIPVYFEQATPVREFELAKIGSRPAKRKQGDSLDDLRAIPWGFGWIQSRLLVPAWFGVGTAFQEFVAADEHNIELLRSMMKQFPFFFDMVRNVEMALAKVDLPLAQRYAALIDDQALRERVFTLLTKEYLRTKRMILAVTGQQELLATNPDLALSLRLRNPYVDPMSLIQIELMQRKYRGEGSDELDYVLATTVSGIAAGLRNTG
- a CDS encoding PLP-dependent aspartate aminotransferase family protein is translated as MTTKKYAAATLLVHQGRDRDPATGASAIPIYQASTYHHTDGVPGEYDYSRCGNPSRDQVEEAIALLEGGVRGFACASGMAAIGSALSLLKAGDHLIAPEDLYGGSYRYLTQILPTQGIEVTFVNTAELAQIKAALRSNTRGIFLETPSNPLFNITDLRAVAALARERKLLTFLDNTFMTPLLQRTLDLGIDVAIHSATKFLGGHSDLLAGLVTTADEGLARQLKTFQNSFGAVLGPFDCFLLARGIKTLKLRLEAGQHNADVLAARLAEHPAVSRVYYPGLADFPGRERHLSQACGAGAVLSFELRDATCVKPLLARVKLPIIAPSLGGVETILTHCWSMSHAAMPAELKTRLGIGPGLLRISAGIEDVEDLWEDLAAGLAAD
- the wrbA gene encoding NAD(P)H:quinone oxidoreductase encodes the protein MTKILVLYYSMYGHIETMAQEIAAGARCVEGVEVTVKRVPDLMSAEVARKAGAKLDQVAPLATVDELPNYDAIIFGTPTRFGNMCAQMRNFLDQTGPLWAGGKLIGKVGSVFISTATQHGGQETTITSFHTTLLHHGMIIVGVPYSCQELVNMSEISGGTPYGASTLAAADGSRQPTENELKIARFQGRHVAEVAKKHSA
- a CDS encoding PLP-dependent aspartate aminotransferase family protein, whose product is MMAKQALTAESRLVQLGVGRDERTGAISVPIHPSATFRHPGVGESTGYDYTRSGNPTRDILEAGLAELEGGSRGLAFSSGMAALTTLFLHFAKGDHLIVSEDLYGGTYRVLEQIFADFGLSASYVDSRDLEQVAAAIRPATRAMLIETPGNPLLGIADLRGLAALCRQHQLLLVVDNTFLTPVLQRPLELGADIVVHSATKYLAGHNDLCAGALVAKDPALGERLYFLQNSTGAILSPQDCWLLIRSLKTLNLRLERQCASAQKVAEWLLRHPKVTAVYYPGLPTHPGHALQRSQADGFGGMLSFRVTDQATAHRLLKRLQLISFAESLGGVESLMTLPAEQTHGDIPEPERQRLGICAALLRLSVGIETVEDIIADLEQALRD